One Candidatus Dependentiae bacterium genomic window, GAATACACTTCTTAAAAAGAATTATACAATAGACCGAAAAACTGCAGCACTTACTATGGCAGCCTGTTTTGCACGTAAAATAGTTGGCGTAAGTTTAAAAAAATTAAATGATGCCGCGTGAACTAATTCTTTTTCTGACGGCGTCAAATCACCTTCGGGTCCAACCATGATATATAATTCAGAAATGGACGATGGTATTTGTTGAATACTTGTTGTAAGTGCCATACCTTCTGGGTCAGCATACATTTTGTATGCACTTTTTGCCAATTGCACAAGATACGCACTTAATTCAATTGGCGCATGCAAAGTAGGCAATGAAAATTGTTTTGCTTGTTCTCCAGCAGCAATAATCACTCGCTCAAGTCGCTCGAGTTCTTTTTGACCACCCCATACTCGCTGGACTTTCTGTGTAGTAACCAATTGAATAGAGTTTACTCCGGCCTCTGCCAGACCGTATACCGCTTCAGAAAGATCTTCTCTTTTTAACACAGGCAATATAAAGTGAACAGTTGGCATAAGCTGTTTGTTTATATGATATGCACGAATATGCCCAATAACACGGGATTTACCCTCAAATGCATCAAGAAGTACTTCTACATGTTGCATAGCATCAAACAAGATAATTTTCTGCCCCTGATGCATACGCAATACATGTACTAAACGATGAAAAAAATCTTTATCATCTATAGTAATATATTCATCAGATTGACTTTTGAGTATATGCGATAAATTATCTAGATACAATGCAAATTCATGTTCCATAATATGACAACCAATAGATTATTTTAAAGTATACCTACAAATTTTGTGTATACCGCAGTACACATTT contains:
- a CDS encoding RsmE family RNA methyltransferase gives rise to the protein MEHEFALYLDNLSHILKSQSDEYITIDDKDFFHRLVHVLRMHQGQKIILFDAMQHVEVLLDAFEGKSRVIGHIRAYHINKQLMPTVHFILPVLKREDLSEAVYGLAEAGVNSIQLVTTQKVQRVWGGQKELERLERVIIAAGEQAKQFSLPTLHAPIELSAYLVQLAKSAYKMYADPEGMALTTSIQQIPSSISELYIMVGPEGDLTPSEKELVHAASFNFFKLTPTILRAKQAAIVSAAVFRSIV